From the genome of Neomonachus schauinslandi chromosome 5, ASM220157v2, whole genome shotgun sequence, one region includes:
- the NET1 gene encoding neuroepithelial cell-transforming gene 1 protein isoform X3, giving the protein MVAHDEIGGLLPIKRTIRVLDVNNQSFREQEEPSNKRVRPLARVTSLANLISPVRNGAVRRFGQTIQSFTLRGDSRSPASAQKSSSRSTVPTPAKRRSSVLWSEMLDVSMKESLTTKEIKRQEAIYEMSRGEQDLIEDLKLARKAYHDPMLKLSIMSEEELTHIFGDLDAYIPLHEDLLTRIGEATKPGGTVEQIGHILVNWLPGLNAYKGYCSNQLAAKALLDQKKQDPRVQDFLQRCLESPFSRKLDLWSFLDIPRSRLVKYPLLLKEILRHTPKDHPDVQPLEEAILIIQGVLSDINLKKGESECQYYIDKLEYLDEKQKDPRIEASKVLLCHGELKNKNGHKLYIFLFQDILVLTRPVTRNERHSYQVYRQPIPVQELVLEDLQDGDVRMGGSFRGAFSNSDKAGHQPGRAAGFARAPRGVRGERPLCRERPSPEKGVHGV; this is encoded by the exons ATGGTGGCTCATGACGAGATTGGAGGTCTCCTGCCCATCAAGAGGACTATACGAGTCCTGGACGTTAATAATCAGTCCTTCAGAGAACAAGAG gagCCAAGCAATAAAAGAGTTCGACCTCTCGCTCGGGTCACATCCTTGGCAAATTTGATCTCTCCTGTAAGAAATGGAGCAGTCCGACGCTTTGGTCAAACAATTCAG tcatttaCCCTTCGTGGTGACAGCAGATCCCCGGCTTCTGCCCAGAAGTCATCAAGCAGATCCACAGTTCCAACACCTGCCAAAAGGAGAAGCAGTGTCCTGTGGTCAGAGATGTTAGATGTCAGTATGAAAGAGTCTTTAACTACCAAAGAAATCAAACGTCAGGAG gcaaTATATGAAATGTCCCGAGGTGAACAGGATTTAATTGAGGATCTCAAGCTTGCAAGAAAG GCCTACCATGACCCTATGTTAAAGCTGTCTATTATGTCAGAAGAGGAACTCACCCATATATTTGGTGATTTGGACGCTTACATACCTCTCCATGAAG ATTTGTTGACAAGAATAGGAGAAGCGACCAAACCTGGTGGAACAGTGGAGCAAATTGGTCACATTCTTGTGAACTGG TTGCCAGGCTTGAATGCTTACAAAGGCTACTGTAGTAACCAGCTGGCAGCCAAAGCTCTTCTTGATCAAAAGAAACAGGATCCACGAGTCCAAGACTTCCTCCAACGATGTCTTGAGTCTCCCTTCAGTCGAAAACTAGATCTTTGGAGCTTCCTAGATATTCCTCGAAGTCGCCTGGTCAAATACCCTTTactgttaaaagaaattcttagaCACACTCCAAAAGACCACCCTGATGTTCAGCCTCTGGAGGAAGCT ATACTGATAATACAAGGAGTTCTCTCTGATATCAACTTGAAGAAAGGTGAATCAGAATGCCAGTATTACATTGACAAACTGGAGTATCTAGATGAAAAGCAAAAGGATCCTAGAATTGAAGCAAGCAAAGTATTGCTCTGCCATGGggagctgaaaaataaaaatggacat AAACTTTACATATTCCTGTTTCAAGACATTTTGGTTTTGACTCGGCCTGTTACACGAAATGAGCGTCACTCCTACCAGGTTTATCGGCAGCCAATCCCTGTCCAAGAGCTGGTCTTGGAAGACCTGCAGGATGGAGATGTGAGGATGGGAGGGTCCTTTCGAGGGGCTTTCAGCAACTCagataaag CAGGCCACCAGCCCGGCCGAGCTGCAGGGTTTGCCAGAGCTCCACGAGGAGTGCGAGGAGAACGACCCCTCTGCCGGGAACGTCCGAGCCCTGAGAAGGGCGTCCACGGTGTCTAG
- the NET1 gene encoding neuroepithelial cell-transforming gene 1 protein isoform X2, with protein sequence MVAHDEIGGLLPIKRTIRVLDVNNQSFREQEEPSNKRVRPLARVTSLANLISPVRNGAVRRFGQTIQSFTLRGDSRSPASAQKSSSRSTVPTPAKRRSSVLWSEMLDVSMKESLTTKEIKRQEAIYEMSRGEQDLIEDLKLARKAYHDPMLKLSIMSEEELTHIFGDLDAYIPLHEDLLTRIGEATKPGGTVEQIGHILVNWLPGLNAYKGYCSNQLAAKALLDQKKQDPRVQDFLQRCLESPFSRKLDLWSFLDIPRSRLVKYPLLLKEILRHTPKDHPDVQPLEEAILIIQGVLSDINLKKGESECQYYIDKLEYLDEKQKDPRIEASKVLLCHGELKNKNGHKLYIFLFQDILVLTRPVTRNERHSYQVYRQPIPVQELVLEDLQDGDVRMGGSFRGAFSNSDKAKNIFRVRFQDPSPGQSHTLQANDVFHKQQWFNCIRTAIAPFQQATSPAELQGLPELHEECEENDPSAGNVRALRRASTVSSGTQVQVAGDASECGSPVHTAGDTKSVKFHQTQSSFRKARDKAQCSGKQKETLV encoded by the exons ATGGTGGCTCATGACGAGATTGGAGGTCTCCTGCCCATCAAGAGGACTATACGAGTCCTGGACGTTAATAATCAGTCCTTCAGAGAACAAGAG gagCCAAGCAATAAAAGAGTTCGACCTCTCGCTCGGGTCACATCCTTGGCAAATTTGATCTCTCCTGTAAGAAATGGAGCAGTCCGACGCTTTGGTCAAACAATTCAG tcatttaCCCTTCGTGGTGACAGCAGATCCCCGGCTTCTGCCCAGAAGTCATCAAGCAGATCCACAGTTCCAACACCTGCCAAAAGGAGAAGCAGTGTCCTGTGGTCAGAGATGTTAGATGTCAGTATGAAAGAGTCTTTAACTACCAAAGAAATCAAACGTCAGGAG gcaaTATATGAAATGTCCCGAGGTGAACAGGATTTAATTGAGGATCTCAAGCTTGCAAGAAAG GCCTACCATGACCCTATGTTAAAGCTGTCTATTATGTCAGAAGAGGAACTCACCCATATATTTGGTGATTTGGACGCTTACATACCTCTCCATGAAG ATTTGTTGACAAGAATAGGAGAAGCGACCAAACCTGGTGGAACAGTGGAGCAAATTGGTCACATTCTTGTGAACTGG TTGCCAGGCTTGAATGCTTACAAAGGCTACTGTAGTAACCAGCTGGCAGCCAAAGCTCTTCTTGATCAAAAGAAACAGGATCCACGAGTCCAAGACTTCCTCCAACGATGTCTTGAGTCTCCCTTCAGTCGAAAACTAGATCTTTGGAGCTTCCTAGATATTCCTCGAAGTCGCCTGGTCAAATACCCTTTactgttaaaagaaattcttagaCACACTCCAAAAGACCACCCTGATGTTCAGCCTCTGGAGGAAGCT ATACTGATAATACAAGGAGTTCTCTCTGATATCAACTTGAAGAAAGGTGAATCAGAATGCCAGTATTACATTGACAAACTGGAGTATCTAGATGAAAAGCAAAAGGATCCTAGAATTGAAGCAAGCAAAGTATTGCTCTGCCATGGggagctgaaaaataaaaatggacat AAACTTTACATATTCCTGTTTCAAGACATTTTGGTTTTGACTCGGCCTGTTACACGAAATGAGCGTCACTCCTACCAGGTTTATCGGCAGCCAATCCCTGTCCAAGAGCTGGTCTTGGAAGACCTGCAGGATGGAGATGTGAGGATGGGAGGGTCCTTTCGAGGGGCTTTCAGCAACTCagataaag cTAAAAATATCTTTAGAGTTCGCTTCCAAGACCCCTCTCCAGGCCAGTCCCACACTCTGCAGGCCAATGACGTGTTCCACAAACAGCAGTGGTTCAACTGCATCCGTACCGCCATTGCTCCTTTCCAGCAGGCCACCAGCCCGGCCGAGCTGCAGGGTTTGCCAGAGCTCCACGAGGAGTGCGAGGAGAACGACCCCTCTGCCGGGAACGTCCGAGCCCTGAGAAGGGCGTCCACGGTGTCTAGTGGGACTCAGGTCCAAGTTGCTGGAGACGCTTCAGAATGCGGCTCCCCAGTGCACACAGCAGGTGACACGAAGAGTGTGAAATTTCACCAAACGCAGTCTAGCTTCCGAAAAGCAAGAGACAAAGCCCAGTGCAGTGGCAAACAGAAAGAGACTCTGGTATAA